The genomic DNA TATTACAAACttctgtatttaaaatattaacattaaatgTAGTTCACACAAGAGAGAGAACCAAGTACGCTGAATatactggtgggaggcttcggccgtggctatttaccagcctaacgacaaagatgtgccgctaagcgatttagctttccggtatgatgtcgcctGGAAACCAATTAGTGGTatgcagtgacgtgcatagagggtatgcacagggtatgcaaatgatatataatgaagaaaatgtctAGTAAGAGtttcaaaaaacttaaggataggcatattaagagttataaaaagcctacccttaagtatttatgacacctactggggattttcttaattttatatcatctgcataccctgtgcataccctctatgcacgccactgggggtatgggttaaatatactTGCCTTACTcactaataggttagcccgctaccatcttagactgcatcatcacttaccaccaggtgagattgcagtgcaATGAAAAAAACAACCTATGAACTAAGGCACGCGGTCCCAACTTGGTGGAATGGCGACCGTAGTATTGGTAGATCCCCAACTAGGGAGTCAAGGGTCTACTACCACTGCATTTGGCATAGTGTTGATTCATCATTCAGTTATTGATGATAACGGTTtaaattatcattatatcaatggataaaaatagttattaataaaacaacttaactgacagttttaaaaatagagcTATCCTCTTCCACATGGACCATTATAAAAATTCAGTACTACTTTTAGACTCACTCGGATCAAGCAGACCCACCTTATTATGCCACCCatttgcctataaacagagcgacacaTCATATGACATGCAAGGAAAACGACCTATAAAGTGGTGCCCTGGTTACATCAACCTGTGGGGCGTAGGTATTACGCCTTATAGGCCCAAAATTACGCCAGCAACTACACCCATCCGACCGGAACACTGCAATGCTGCtaggcagcagaaataagcatggcggtttTACTTCCCCGGTCGAGCTATCATAGGAAGCTCTAGTAATACTAAattttagtttagatatttgtgtacaacagaaatTGCACCAACTCTACCTATAATACCTTACAGTAGCGAATGACTTGTGATTAGcacatatatttttcaatagtaTTTGTTTAAAGATGACTGATAAGAGTGCCGTTTACCTGTGCACCTACTTGAGTACCTCGAGTCATAAGTTTTAAAATCAGTGTACTTTGCAGTCAATATATTACAGCTGGTTTATATTAATAGAGTACAAGCCTAGCGATCAGTCAAGATCATTGATTATTCTATCATAAAGATTTAAGCTTGATCGATGTGTTACCGACGCTTGTTCTTTGTACATGAGTATTTtaacttcatcatatcaaccaatatacgtccactgctgggcttaggtcttttgtagggagttccaaaatccaccgttttgtgccgcttggatccagcggctacctgcgatgcgcttaatgtcgtctgcccacctcgttaggggtcgATTaatgctgcgcttaccagtgcggccattccagcaccttgggactccaacgtccatcatTTCTCCGAACCaagttattttaacttattaaacTAGAAACTAGAAAACAGTGTACAAACCTCTGAAGTGATCTAAAGTGACAGGTTTAAAAATCGTTCGAACCTTTTCAGTTACAAAATTTATGCTGTAAACTAACCTCAAACAAAAACCAGGTTGAGTTCGAGTTTGGCTCTTATTAAGatcttaaaaaaccaaaaatctttCCTCTAACCCAATAGAGAAATAAAAGCTCCCTTTTTAAAAAATGATTGCTAATGGGTGTATGTTAACACAGACCGGCCGATGGATGGACGGACAAAAGCACTGCTGGGTACCTAATAGGATCTCATTGGCACTCAAGGGTAGGTACGGAACACCTTGAACCAAAAACATCTTTGTCGTAAATCGAAATCCGGTAGCTCAGCGATTTCATAAGTACTTACCTAAAAGTAACTTTAATGTTTATACAACCTATAAACCACTTAAACTTACTATAATaggtaattgtttattgtttaagagTCAAAGTAAAGTAAACATGCTTTAGGTATAATTTTGTGAAGCAGCTTCCTCAGATCTCCCAAAATCTTCGGAAAAATTCGCTACTATATTTAAAACAGCAGTTAATTCTAAGATATCCTTTTGAACTAAAAACATAGCAATAAGAAGGGCACTATTTTTCGacttgttaatatatatttaagtttgtgttatattttaatatttaattatacgtAACGATTGTTCTTTTCAGAATGTTGGTTCAGAGAAGCGGCAGACTCGTGGGGTGGTTCGAATGGGTACAGAGTTATGGCTACTATTGGCCTAGGGTTCGTTGTTACGGGTCTATTGATTTGCGCGTTTGTATCAGTGCAGTACCAGCTGCTCGCTTACGGTGTTTTAGGaggtttgtaaatattattttatattttatgaagaaTAAATCaactcatatttattattaaattaaataacagatgaTACCCCAGtgattaggacttcgacttcactttcagagttcgaatcccagcacgcacctcgaacttttcaaagttatgtgcgtttttccagcaattaaaatattactttaacgtcaaaggaaaacatcgcgaggtaaCCTGTATGCCTGCGAGTTTtacctaatgttctcaaaaggtgtgtggagtctaccaatctgcactgggcgagcgtggtggactacggccttagacCCTTTTCGTTGTGGGAGGATGCATTTGCgttgaagtgggccggtaatgggtttatatgatgaagatgaaaaattaaatcaaatggcTCGGAGCCTTAAGCCGTACACGTGATAAAACCATCACGTCATTAatcatcagatttttttttttctatatctcAGACCTAGAAAATATTATCGTAATATAAAAGCACAATTGAGATTGATCGTTGTTTTTTCGAGAATATGTAAGTAACTGTAATGTGATTTGATTTCTTTATTACACAAATTAATATGCTATGCTGATAACAAATATGTTGCGCAATTAGCCACCCCTATTATTTCTAAACTATTTGAGTTATCAATTATTTACTCATTGATAATCTTTACGTACTTTCTTAGTATTTCTTAGTACTATTATTTTCCACAaacgtatttatttacatgattTTTTCATGATCTTTGTTCacgatttttggcatagttgaaaggacgacctgtaacaaaggctactccttatcccaggaaaacgaaCCTTGATAAACGCGGTCGAATAACCCGGACAACAGCTAGATATTGTAagactattatatatttatttacaggcCTGGGTTCATCGCTAATATCTGCACAAGTGGATGCAGTTATGTTCGAAACTTACGACACACGTCTTGAACTTGTTCGAGGTATGTGCTACACGGGACAGGCAATCGGGCAATCTCTCTTCccacatattttgtttttcctCATAGAATATTACGGCTATGCCTTCTCTTACATAATACTCGGTGGCATAATGCTACAGACATTGCCGGTCATATTGCTCCTAAAAGTGGATGATCCTAGAAGATCGGCATACTTTACTAGATACAAGGAATTGTCACAAACGTTTTTGGTGTACAGAAACGAAATAGATCAAGTCTATGGCACTGAAGTACAATTGCATAATTTAAGTAAGAAATGTTGGAAAAGTCCCTCAGATGATAACTTACATCGACTCGGTGATAGTGATTatgataatagtaaaatagACGAAACTATAACACCACCTCCTAGCCCCGAGGAAAAGAGAAGAAATATTTTTGGAGTTGAAATTTTACCAGAAATACCCGAAGAAACTGAAGACAGTGACACTGATGAGGAAAGTGACGgtgaaacaaatttaaataagagtAAGAAACGCTTTAGTTTGGCTATAAAAAGATTAAGTACAATAGGAGACAATTTCGATGAGTGTATAGTAAATCAGGTCAGAAGGGATTCACAATCAAATGGGGATATAGTTGAAAATAAGGAATATTCTGAATTAGAAGTGAGGTACGATACAATAGCACCAAACACTGATATTCAAACTGAAAAACTATTAAACACATTCAATTTTCGATGTCAATCTGCCTATGTGAATATTAAGAGGAAAATAACGATACCTTCGTATAGAGTTTACAGGATAAGAAGAAGAATGTTGTACCtgatgtataatattaatgatacaTTTTTGAAACCACTAAGAAGGTCGCTATCATGTGGAAGATTCTATCCGGCCGTACTATtaagttttacaaaattaacaTTGATGACAGTGGGTATAATTCTTTTGCCAATGATTGGTCTACAGATTCGCCCGAAAATAGCTATGTATGAGACCAACTTTTTGATGTCTTTGCACGGGTTCACATGGATATGTTTCTTGTTGTGTACGCCATGGCTGGCACATACGCCAAAGAGAAATTTCAAGTACGTCGTTGCATTTGGGCTCGTTATCTCAACGTGTGCATGTTTtggtaggttttattttttaacttttcgaGAGTTAAGGCAATTGTATTTTAACAACAATTTGGGCGATATAAGTTACCAGCTTTAGAATTCAGCAATTTTTTTGACTCATTAAGCACAATTTTCAGGTTAAATAACTGTCGCTTAAGACAAATTGCCTTCAACCcttcgaaattattttataactggaCTAACACTACAAGTATCTTTAcattaagttaaaattaaattaaataagtaccaAGTTTGATTAAAAtgcacattatttttttatttttatgtatgagtTAGCccgttcaattaaaaaaaaaaacgcaatatACACCATGGTCCGCCTGTATCTAATGTAGTGATGCACGCTTGACCCAAAATTGTACAGAAATCTATGCGAGTACATTTGTATAGTATGTCATACAaacagattataaaaatataatccgaCTTTAATATCGCTTATATTTCTAGCAACTTCCGGATATgaagtaaaaattaatttttacttctttttcAGTATTGGCTGAAGCTAATAACCACGATTCGTTTGCAATCGGGTGCGTTATAGCAGGCTTTGGATACGGAGCGATCACGTCGTGCTGGGAATCGACAGTCCAAGAGTTCGTCGGTGCTCGCAAATGGCCAAAACTTCACAGCACTATAGAAACTGTTTCAGCAACGCTTTTGGTCGTTCTTGTTGTAGGCCTATCATTCGTGGTAGGAAAAGATAATGGATTACAGTTCGCAATGTTCATATTGGGCTTAATAACGGCAGTGGTGTCATTTATTTGGATTATAATAACAGGAGTTTCAATTTACAAAACCAAAGTGCGGACTTTAAGCTTCAAACGAAAATGGACGTTTTGATAATGCATTTTTCATATGATATTATACtattctctctctctttctctctctgttgactgaatttaattttgaaacagATGTTAATTGATCAATTACATATTGATCAGGTTGATAATAGATGTACCTTTTATACGTTTGAGCACGtcctataaataaaatcaaagacaTTGAAGTggttgtgatatttaaataggaaaaataaatgcTTGGTTAAATATAT from Pararge aegeria chromosome 5, ilParAegt1.1, whole genome shotgun sequence includes the following:
- the LOC120623803 gene encoding uncharacterized protein LOC120623803, which encodes MEVDERSQGASWRWSVLFSVIVLNVCLPSLILSYGVIWVYISNFEVPLWLGLAAPSIFVLTFGFTQCWFREAADSWGGSNGYRVMATIGLGFVVTGLLICAFVSVQYQLLAYGVLGGLGSSLISAQVDAVMFETYDTRLELVRGMCYTGQAIGQSLFPHILFFLIEYYGYAFSYIILGGIMLQTLPVILLLKVDDPRRSAYFTRYKELSQTFLVYRNEIDQVYGTEVQLHNLSKKCWKSPSDDNLHRLGDSDYDNSKIDETITPPPSPEEKRRNIFGVEILPEIPEETEDSDTDEESDGETNLNKSKKRFSLAIKRLSTIGDNFDECIVNQVRRDSQSNGDIVENKEYSELEVRYDTIAPNTDIQTEKLLNTFNFRCQSAYVNIKRKITIPSYRVYRIRRRMLYLMYNINDTFLKPLRRSLSCGRFYPAVLLSFTKLTLMTVGIILLPMIGLQIRPKIAMYETNFLMSLHGFTWICFLLCTPWLAHTPKRNFKYVVAFGLVISTCACFVLAEANNHDSFAIGCVIAGFGYGAITSCWESTVQEFVGARKWPKLHSTIETVSATLLVVLVVGLSFVVGKDNGLQFAMFILGLITAVVSFIWIIITGVSIYKTKVRTLSFKRKWTF